The region CACCGCACCCATGTGGCTCAGCTTGAGCATATTTTCCAGATGCACCGTCGAATAGGGCGATTCGCGCGGAACCAGAATCAGCTTGCGCCGCTCCTTCAGTGCTACATCGGCAGCACGTTCTATCAGGTTATTGCTGGCCCCCGTGGCAATCGCCGAGAGCGTGCCGGTGGAACATGGGCACACCACCATGGACGCCGGCGCGCCAGAGCCGGAAGCCACCGGAGCCATCCAGTCCTGCTTGCCATATACGCGGATCTGCCCCGGCCGCGCAGCGTACCGTTCGGTCAGGAAGGTCTCGAGCGCCTGGGGCTTGGGCGGCAGGTTCAGCTCGGTTTCAGTGGCGACCACCAGCTGGGCGGCCTGGGAAATCAGAAAGGATACCTCTACCTCAGCCCGGACCAGGCACTCCAGCAACCGCAGCGCGTATTGCGCACCGGAGGCGCCGGTTACCGCGAGCGTCACGCGCATCTCAGCCATGTCGCGCCACCAAAGCTTTCGCCAATCGCTGATGAATGCCACCAAAGCCGCCATTACTCATGACCACCACGCGTGCACCGGGTCTGGCGCCGGCAACAACCTTGTCGATGATGCGCTCGATACTGGTTTCCACCTGAGCCGGCACCGGGCTTTGCTGAACCACCGACTCCAGTGACCAGTCGAGCCCTTCCGGCTGATACCAGATCACCTCACTGGCCTGCGCCACGCTCGCAGGCAATGACGCCATGTGACTGCCGAGACGCATGGTGTTGGAACGCGGCTCGATTACCGCAATCAGCTGAGCATCACCCATTTGAGCGCGCAGGCCGGCAATGGTCGTCGCGATAGCGGTGGGATGATGGGCAAAATCGTCGTACAGGATGATGTCATTCACCTCGACCAGTTTTTCCATGCGCCGTTTGGCACTACGGAACCCCGCGAGGGATGTAATTGACTGTTGCGGCGTAACGCCTACGTGCCGCGCTGCAGCCATGGCAGTCAAGGCGTTGGCTACGCTGTGATCGCCCGTTTGCGACCAATTCGCGACGCCCTGCACCTGGCCATCCAGCCACACTTCGAATTGCGACCCATCGGCGACGAGGAGCCTGGCTTGCCAGTTACCGCCCTCCCCGGTGGTTTGCGTCGGGGTCCAGCAGCCCATCTGGATGACGCGTTGCAGCGCCTGCTCGCCGTGCGGGTAAATAATCTGTCCGCTTGCAGGGACCGTACGCACCAGATGGTAGAATTGTCTTTCAATTGCAGCCAGATCCGGAAAGATATCCGCGTGATCGAATTCAAGATTATTCAGGATTGCTGTGCGGGGCCGGTAATGCACGAACTTGGATCGTTTGTCGAAGAAAGCGCTGTCGTATTCATCTGCCTCAACGACGAAGAAAGGCGTGTCGCCGAGGCGAGCGGACAGACCGAAATTCTGCGGCACACCCCCTATCAGAAAGCCCGGCGCCATACCGGCATCTTCCAGTAACCAGGCAAGCAGGCTGGAGGTGGTTGTCTTGCCATGCGTGCCGGCAACCGCCATGACCCAGCGGTCCTGCAACACATATCGTGCAAGCCATTCCGGACCGGAGACATAAGGCAGGCCCTTGTCCAGAACATGCTCGACTGCCGGATTACCGCGCGACAGGGCGTTGCCGATGATCACCAGATCAGGCGCAGGCTCCAGGTGCTCAGGCAGATATCCCTCCATGAGCTGGATCCCCTGCGCCTCGAGCTGAGTACTCATCGGCGGATAGACGTTGGCATCGCTGCCGCTCACCTGATGCCCGAGTTCCCGCGCAAGCAGGGCCAGCGACCCCATGAAAGTGCCGCAAATACCAAGAATATGCAGGTGCATCGTCTATCCAGAATCAGGTTGCTTTGAGGTTGAATCGCGTCGCTGCGAATACTATCACGCACGCCCATGCAACCTTACAGCCCGCCGGAGGTCCATGCAAAGCGTGCGGCTTTGCGCTATTATCGCCGCCATTTTGCCGTAGGCCGTACCTCCGCTGAACGCGGCGCTCCTCGGGCGTTGCAGGGAGAGCCTATCTGCACCAGGCCATCAGCTTTCAAAACATGGAGTCAGCATGACAGTCAAGAATGCCTTTTATGCCCAATCTGGCGGCGTTACCGCCGTCATCAACGCGTCGGCAGCGGGGGTAATCGAAACAGCTCGCCAACATCCGGACAAGATTGGCAAGGTGTACGCCGGCCGCAACGGCATCATTGGCGCCCTGACCGAAGACCTGATCGATACCAGTCAGGAATCGGCAGAAAACATCGCAGCACTGCGTCACACCCCTTCCGGTGCCTTCGGCTCATGCCGTTACAAGCTCAAGAGCGTCGAAGCCAACCGCGCTGAGTACGAGCGACTGATTGAAGTATTCAAGGCGCACGATATCGGTTACTTCTTCTATAACGGCGGCGGGGATTCCGCTGATACCTGCCTCAAGGTATCGCAGCTGGCCGAAACCATGGGCTACCCGATCCAGGCCATCCACGTTCCCAAGACAGTCGATAACGATCTGCCGATCACTGATTGCTGCCCGGGCTTTGGCTCCGTAGCCAAGTATGTTGCCACCTCGATCCGTGAAGCCGGCTTTGACGTCGAGTCGATGTCAGCCACGTCCACAAAAGTATTCATTCTTGAAGTAATGGGCCGCCACGCCGGCTGGATTACTGCCGCCTGCGGCCTGGCCAGCGAAGGTCAGGGTCAGCCTCCGCACATCCTGCTGTTCCCTGAAATCGAATTTGACCAGGCAGCCTTCCTGGCGCGCGTAGACGAGTGTGTCAAAACCCACGGCTACTGTGTAATCGGTGTGTCCGAAGGCATCAAGAACAGCGATGGCAAGTTCCTTTCCGAATCCGGCCTGACCGACGCCTTCGGCCACGCCCAGCTCGGCGGTGTCGCACCCACGATCGCCAAGCTGGTCCAGCAGGAGCTGGGCTACAAGTACCACTGGGCCGTGGCTGACTACCTTCAGCGAGCTGCGCGTCACATCGCCTCCAAGGTGGATGTCGATCAGGCCTATGCCCTCGGTCAGGCCGCCGTCCGTATCGCCCTGGAAGGCAAGAATGCGATCATGCCGGCGATTCGCCGTCTGCAGGACAGCCCTTACCAGTGGGATATCATCGAAGCACCGCTGAAAGATGTGGCGAACGTCGAGAAGTTCATGCCGCGCGACTTCATTACCGAAGATGGCTTCCATATCACTGATGCCTGCCGCGAATACCTCTCGCCGCTGATCCAGGGTGAGGACTTCCCGCCCTTCGAGAATGGCCTGCCGAGCTACGTGCGACTGAACAACGCTTCGGTCGAGCGCAAGCTGGAATCTTTCTCGGTCTGATCGAGATTGCGGTAAAGGTAGAGGTCGGCTATCGCGCATCACGGCCTCTACTGCTACTAAAGAGTAGTTAGACCATGGTTTTATAGCCCGGCGCTTGGTCTCCGGACCTAATGCCTCTATAATCCCGGCCAACATTTTGCAGGTGCTACTGAACATCGCCTGGCCAGACGTCCAGCCAGGGCCGTTCAGCACTCTTCCCCATGCCCGTATCAGGTAAAACATGAGCTACGACCAGATCCCCGCAGGCAAAGACATACCTAACGACATTTACGTCGCCATCGAGATTCCGGCCAATCACGCGCCGATCAAATATGAGATCGACAAGGACAGCAGCGTCCTGTTCGTTGACCGTTTCATGGCTACCCCGATGTTCTATCCAGCCAACTACGGCTATATCCCGAACACGCTGGCTGATGATGGCGACCCGCTGGACGTATTGGTCGTGACCCCGCACCCTGTCGCCCCGGGTTCGGTGATCCGCAGCCGTCCGGTTGGTATCCTGCACATGACTGACGACGGTGGCGGAGACGCTAAAGTTGTCGCTGTCCCGCACGACAAACTCAGCGTGCTGTATCACGACGTGCAGGACTACACCGATCTTCCTGAACTGCTGATCCAGCAGATCCAGCATTTCTTCGAGAACTACAAGGATCTCGAGAAAGGTAAATGGGTCAAGATTGACCGCTGGGGCGGCGCTGAAGAAGCCCGCGCAGAAATTGTTAAGGCAGTAGACGCTTATCAAAAATAAGCGTTTCGCCAAGTTGAAAAGCCGGCCACAAGCTGGCTTTTTTTATGTCCGGCTTTTATAGCGGGGATGCGACGTGCGGTTCGATCATCTTTGCGCAGCAAAATGGTAATTTACGCGTCGTGACCTTTACTTTCGCACAGACACAGGGACTGGCATGACCGATCGCTACTTTGATCAGATGGGTGCGCATTTCGCCCGAAAAATATATGCAGGCCCCAAAGGTGCGATCCGCCTCGCCGTACTGACCCGCGATCTGGAAGAGTGGATGGCTGAGCTCGGAGAAGCCGATCAGTCATTCAGGGTTCTGGATGTGGGCGCCGGGCTGGGCCATATCAGCGAATGGTTGGCGGTCCGGGGGCACCGAGTAACGCTGTGCGAGCCCTCCGCGGAGATGCTGGAAGGCGCCCGCGAGCGGCTGGACGCATTGCCCTCAGCCTACCCGGTCGAATACCTTCAGGCAGCACTGCAGGATTTGCCCGAGCGTGGACAGACCTATGATCTGGTGATCTGCCATGCCGTGCTGGAATGGTTGGCGGACCCGGCTGCGGCTATGGCTTGCCTGCGGCAAATGGTGAACCCGAAAGGGGCTATTTCCCTGGCGCTATACAACCGCGACGCGCTCATCTACAAGAATCTGATCAAAGGCCAGTTCCGCAAACTCAGGCGCAATCAACTGGCCGGAGAAGGCGGGCGCAGCCTGACGCCTCAACAACCGCTGGATCCGCGTGAAGCACTGGACTGGGCAGCTGCTGCCGGACTTGAGCGCATTCACCAGACCGGCATCCGGGTGTTTCACGATTACATGCACGAACCCTTCAAAACACAGAGCAGCGAGCGGGACGTCATTGAACAGGAGCTGCTCTACAGCCGGCATCCGGCGTACAGCCAGCTCGGTCGCTATCTGCATTGGTGGCTGCGGCCTGCGACTGCGTGATCATCCTGCAGCAGGTGACATCCAGCGGTTGGTTCGCCAGAGATGCCAGAACCAGCAACCGAGAATTACCCCACGTGCCAGCATGAACAGATGAAAGCCCAGCCAGATCCCATGGTTGCCCGCACCCTGCAGCAACCAGGCGGCCGGCAGATACACCAGTATCGTGGACAGGAGCATGGCGTTGCGCATCGCCTTTGCGCGGGTAGCACCAATGAACAACCCATCGAGCACGTAACTCCACACTGCAACCAATGGCATGCATGCCATCCATGGCAAATAGTTGCTGGCTGTATCGCGCACCGAATCAATCGTCGTAAGCATCGAGATGATCAGTTCACCGAACAGGCTGAACGCCAGCACGAAGCCAAGCCCTACCAGCAGCGACCAGCCGAGGCTGACTATCAGAACCCGTTTCAATGCCATACGGTCGCGCTTACCCAGCGCCTGCCCGCCCAGCGCTTCAACGGCGTGCGCCAGACCGTCCAGCCCGTGCGAAGTCAATAACAGGAAATTCAGTAGCACAGCATTGGCTGCGACGACTTCATCACCCAGGCGAGCCCCCTGCAACATCAGCAGATAGAATACCGCCTGCAGGGCAAGGGTACGGATGAGGATGTCGCGGCTGGTTCGCAACATGGGCGCAGCACCGCGCATATGCATGGCTGCTCGCCAGCGCAGCCGACCGGGCAGTTCCTCAAACACCGGAGCGAGTAAAACTAGACCCACCAGCAGCCCGCAGTAATCGCCCAAGACGGTGGCCCACGCGGCCCCGGCCACGCCCCACTCCAGTCCTATCACCAGCCAGACATCCAGCAGCACGTTGGTTATGTTCACAGTAAGCAGCAGGAGCAGTGGCGCGCGCCCCTTGCCCGCCCCGATAAACCATCCGACCAGTACGAAGTTGGCCAGCGCCGCAGGCAGGCTCACCAGGCGGATGCCCACATAAAGCCGCGCTTGCTCCAGCAATTGCGGACTGCTCTCGAGGAAATAGACCCCGGCGGCGAACAGCGGCTCCTGGAGCAACCATACTGCTACCGCAATCAGGCAGGCCATCCACAGTGATTGCAGCAGCACCAGACGCAGGGCATCGCCATCGCTGCGCCCATAGGCCTGCGCAGCAAAGCCGGTTGTGCCCATGCGCAGGAAGCCAGCGCCCCACAGGATAAAAGTGATGAGTGTCGAGCCAACCGCGACACCACCAAGGTGATAGGCGGCATCCATGCGGCCGATGACGGCGGTATCAACCAGCCCGACAAGGGGAACACTGATATTGGAAAGGATCATCGGCGCAGCCAGCGCCCAGACCTTGCGCTGGGTGGGCTGGTGTCGCCAACAGGAAAGCAGCTCGGCTTTAGTCAATCCCGCTAGCCGCCCGCGCGTTTGGCCTTGAAGCCCTGCTCGATCAGCCACTGACAAAGCAGCTCAGCCTGGTCACCCTGAATCTCGATGACACCGTCCTTGATGCCGCCACCACAACCGCAACGCGTTTTCATGCGCTTGGCCAGTGCCTTGAGGTCGTCAGGAAACAGCGGCAAACCGCTGATGGTGGTGACTGTCTTGCCGCCGCGCCCCTTGGTTTCCCGACGAACCCGGACAACGCCATCGCCTTCGGGCACGGCCGGTGCGCCGCACACGCAGGCGTCACGCGGTTGCCGACACTCGGGACACATGCGCCCGGCTTCTGTTGAATACACCAGACAGCTCAAGGCCTGGAGCCCTTTTTGTTTATTGCTCATGCAGATTGTTCCGGATATATCTCGATAACAACAGTTCCAGCGCCAGCAGCGAATCCGGGGAGTACCACTCAGCGGGTTGTCGCCAGGGCGTGCGCGGATCTACCCAGCGAAACGCCATGACCTCCTCCGGCTGCATATGTACCGGACCGTCCCACACACAACTGAACACAGCGCCCCAGAGTCGGCTTTCCCGCGCGTTGTAATGAAAACAAAAATGCTCGCGCAGCGGAATGCCCGATACACCCAGCTCTTCCTTGAGCTCCCGCGCCGCGCCGTCCCGATAACTTTCACCGGCACTGACCACGCCGCCTGCCGCGACATCCCAGTAACCCGGATAGAGTCGCTTGTGCAGCGTCCGGCGATGCATGCACAGCTCACCGCGGGTATTGAAAACAAATACATAGGTGCAACGGGTGATCAGCCGTTCGCGCTGCACCTGATGCCGCGGCACCACGCCGAGCAGCCGGTCTTTGCTATCAACGCTATAGACCTGTTCAGCTTCAGAGGCGGCCAGATAGGCTTTAATCGCTTGTCGATCCACTTTTACCCCTGTTCAAGCAGGCGACGCAGATCAATCATCGCCGCATTGGCCCGGGACAGATAGTTGGCCATGACTAGAGAATGGTTTGCTGTCATACCAAAACCACTGCCATTCAGCACCATCGGGCTGCGCATGGGACGCTGTGTAGCCTCCAGTTCACGGATGATCTGCCTCAGGCTGACCAGCGCATTCTTGCGCGCCAGCACCTCGGCATAATCCCGCTCCACGGCTTGCAGCAAATGCACCAGCGCCCAGGCTGAGCCGCGCGCTTCGTAGAATACGTTGTCAATCCGGAGCCACCGCGTACGCTTGTAGGTGCGCCCCTCATCGGTCACCTCGGCGCGCCCCACACTGGCGGATAGCCGCTGGGACAATGACCCAAGCCGCGTGCTGACGTCACCTACCCAACTGGCAAGACTGTCAGCGCGGGCATAAAACTCGGCGTCGCCCCGTTCAAGCCGGATAATGTAGTCAGACAGAGCATCCATCCCGCGCTGGTACTCACTTTCACTGGCCGGCAGCGCCCAACTATTGTTGTCGAAGTTGAAACGCGGTTCGGCGAGCGCCAGGCTCGGATCTTCCGCGGACTGCGACTGTGACCGGGCCATATCCCGACGCAGCGCGCGGGTCATGTCACGCACCTGGACCAGCACGCCAAACTCCCAGCTCGGCATGTTATCCAGCCAAACCCCAGGCGGCATGATGTCGTTAGTCAGAAAGCCCCCGGGCTTGTTGAGCAACGTGTACATCAAGCCGTTCACAGTGCGAGCAGTGGTACTGCCAATAACCTGCGGCGCCTCTGCCGAGGGCGGTGGCACCAGCGGCTCCAGGCCGGGCTCCCGACTCCAGTACCAGCCGATAATCAGCAGAATCAGTAACAGCGCAGCCAGCAATCCGACAACCAATTTGCCAAGCGTGCCTCTGCCATAAGCGACCGCGGTTCCGAATTTTGACCTGTAACCCCCGGTCGAATAGCCGGATGCCCTGTTCCCGAATGTCATTTCCTGCTCCTGTCTGTGGATTGCGTTCAGCATATCACCGGTCATGCCATTACACATGGCGCTGGCGTGCGGATTCAGCTTTGAACATTGACCGCCCTATAGTTCAGACGACAGTAGTGTTTCAAGGTGCGAGCTGCTGCTCCCTGAGGCCTATTGTCACTCGGCAAGTGGCCCCCCAGGCATTATGATGTCGGCTCGCTCTTCACTTCGGATTACTCATGTTGTTGCGTCGCCTGTTGCTTTTGATTTGCCTGTTAGCCGCTACCACCGCGCAGGGCCAGTTCGCGTCTTCGCCCAGCCAGGGGCTCGGCGGGCTTCTGGACGGCAGCAGTGGGCAGGCGGACTTTCTGCCGGTGCATGAAGCCTTTCGGCCAGGCGTAATCGAAACCACAGATACACAAGTGCGAGTGCAGTTCGATATCGCGCCTGAATACTATCTGTACCGTCACCGCCTCGAGTTCGCACTGCAAGGCGGTGACGGCAGCATTTCTGAAGTGGTGCTGCCGGACGGTGAACCCAAGACCGACGAGTATTTCGGCGACGTTGAGGTGTATTACGACAGACTCGAAGTACTGCTTGAGCTAAGCCCCGGCAGTGAAGTCGACCGTCAGCTGAGGGTCGGCTTCCAGGGCTGCGCGGACGCCGGCCTGTGCTACCCACCGGAAACGGTACTGCTGGAGCTGTACAACGAGGCCAGCGCAGACACCAGCGCTGTCTCCGCAACCAACAGCGCCGCTAGCGGACCAGGCGGCATGCAGGATCTGTTGACCGGCGGCCGCTTCGAACTGGCCTTGCTGCTGTTCTTCATTGCAGGCCTGGGGCTGACTTTCACTC is a window of Pseudomonas sp. gcc21 DNA encoding:
- a CDS encoding flavin prenyltransferase UbiX; amino-acid sequence: MAEMRVTLAVTGASGAQYALRLLECLVRAEVEVSFLISQAAQLVVATETELNLPPKPQALETFLTERYAARPGQIRVYGKQDWMAPVASGSGAPASMVVCPCSTGTLSAIATGASNNLIERAADVALKERRKLILVPRESPYSTVHLENMLKLSHMGAVILPASPGFYHRPESVSDMVDFVVARILNQLGIDQDLLPAWGE
- the mpl gene encoding UDP-N-acetylmuramate:L-alanyl-gamma-D-glutamyl-meso-diaminopimelate ligase — encoded protein: MHLHILGICGTFMGSLALLARELGHQVSGSDANVYPPMSTQLEAQGIQLMEGYLPEHLEPAPDLVIIGNALSRGNPAVEHVLDKGLPYVSGPEWLARYVLQDRWVMAVAGTHGKTTTSSLLAWLLEDAGMAPGFLIGGVPQNFGLSARLGDTPFFVVEADEYDSAFFDKRSKFVHYRPRTAILNNLEFDHADIFPDLAAIERQFYHLVRTVPASGQIIYPHGEQALQRVIQMGCWTPTQTTGEGGNWQARLLVADGSQFEVWLDGQVQGVANWSQTGDHSVANALTAMAAARHVGVTPQQSITSLAGFRSAKRRMEKLVEVNDIILYDDFAHHPTAIATTIAGLRAQMGDAQLIAVIEPRSNTMRLGSHMASLPASVAQASEVIWYQPEGLDWSLESVVQQSPVPAQVETSIERIIDKVVAGARPGARVVVMSNGGFGGIHQRLAKALVARHG
- a CDS encoding 6-phosphofructokinase; translated protein: MTVKNAFYAQSGGVTAVINASAAGVIETARQHPDKIGKVYAGRNGIIGALTEDLIDTSQESAENIAALRHTPSGAFGSCRYKLKSVEANRAEYERLIEVFKAHDIGYFFYNGGGDSADTCLKVSQLAETMGYPIQAIHVPKTVDNDLPITDCCPGFGSVAKYVATSIREAGFDVESMSATSTKVFILEVMGRHAGWITAACGLASEGQGQPPHILLFPEIEFDQAAFLARVDECVKTHGYCVIGVSEGIKNSDGKFLSESGLTDAFGHAQLGGVAPTIAKLVQQELGYKYHWAVADYLQRAARHIASKVDVDQAYALGQAAVRIALEGKNAIMPAIRRLQDSPYQWDIIEAPLKDVANVEKFMPRDFITEDGFHITDACREYLSPLIQGEDFPPFENGLPSYVRLNNASVERKLESFSV
- the ppa gene encoding inorganic diphosphatase; amino-acid sequence: MSYDQIPAGKDIPNDIYVAIEIPANHAPIKYEIDKDSSVLFVDRFMATPMFYPANYGYIPNTLADDGDPLDVLVVTPHPVAPGSVIRSRPVGILHMTDDGGGDAKVVAVPHDKLSVLYHDVQDYTDLPELLIQQIQHFFENYKDLEKGKWVKIDRWGGAEEARAEIVKAVDAYQK
- a CDS encoding methyltransferase domain-containing protein, translating into MTDRYFDQMGAHFARKIYAGPKGAIRLAVLTRDLEEWMAELGEADQSFRVLDVGAGLGHISEWLAVRGHRVTLCEPSAEMLEGARERLDALPSAYPVEYLQAALQDLPERGQTYDLVICHAVLEWLADPAAAMACLRQMVNPKGAISLALYNRDALIYKNLIKGQFRKLRRNQLAGEGGRSLTPQQPLDPREALDWAAAAGLERIHQTGIRVFHDYMHEPFKTQSSERDVIEQELLYSRHPAYSQLGRYLHWWLRPATA
- a CDS encoding MATE family efflux transporter, which encodes MTKAELLSCWRHQPTQRKVWALAAPMILSNISVPLVGLVDTAVIGRMDAAYHLGGVAVGSTLITFILWGAGFLRMGTTGFAAQAYGRSDGDALRLVLLQSLWMACLIAVAVWLLQEPLFAAGVYFLESSPQLLEQARLYVGIRLVSLPAALANFVLVGWFIGAGKGRAPLLLLLTVNITNVLLDVWLVIGLEWGVAGAAWATVLGDYCGLLVGLVLLAPVFEELPGRLRWRAAMHMRGAAPMLRTSRDILIRTLALQAVFYLLMLQGARLGDEVVAANAVLLNFLLLTSHGLDGLAHAVEALGGQALGKRDRMALKRVLIVSLGWSLLVGLGFVLAFSLFGELIISMLTTIDSVRDTASNYLPWMACMPLVAVWSYVLDGLFIGATRAKAMRNAMLLSTILVYLPAAWLLQGAGNHGIWLGFHLFMLARGVILGCWFWHLWRTNRWMSPAAG
- a CDS encoding translation initiation factor Sui1 — encoded protein: MSNKQKGLQALSCLVYSTEAGRMCPECRQPRDACVCGAPAVPEGDGVVRVRRETKGRGGKTVTTISGLPLFPDDLKALAKRMKTRCGCGGGIKDGVIEIQGDQAELLCQWLIEQGFKAKRAGG
- a CDS encoding NUDIX hydrolase; translated protein: MDRQAIKAYLAASEAEQVYSVDSKDRLLGVVPRHQVQRERLITRCTYVFVFNTRGELCMHRRTLHKRLYPGYWDVAAGGVVSAGESYRDGAARELKEELGVSGIPLREHFCFHYNARESRLWGAVFSCVWDGPVHMQPEEVMAFRWVDPRTPWRQPAEWYSPDSLLALELLLSRYIRNNLHEQ
- a CDS encoding DUF2333 family protein, whose amino-acid sequence is MTFGNRASGYSTGGYRSKFGTAVAYGRGTLGKLVVGLLAALLLILLIIGWYWSREPGLEPLVPPPSAEAPQVIGSTTARTVNGLMYTLLNKPGGFLTNDIMPPGVWLDNMPSWEFGVLVQVRDMTRALRRDMARSQSQSAEDPSLALAEPRFNFDNNSWALPASESEYQRGMDALSDYIIRLERGDAEFYARADSLASWVGDVSTRLGSLSQRLSASVGRAEVTDEGRTYKRTRWLRIDNVFYEARGSAWALVHLLQAVERDYAEVLARKNALVSLRQIIRELEATQRPMRSPMVLNGSGFGMTANHSLVMANYLSRANAAMIDLRRLLEQG